A genomic window from Arvicola amphibius chromosome 5, mArvAmp1.2, whole genome shotgun sequence includes:
- the Pfdn4 gene encoding prefoldin subunit 4, with product MAATMKKAAAEDVNVTFEDQQKINKFARNTSRITELKEEIEVKKKHLQNLEDACDDIMLADDDSLMIPYQIGDVFISHSQEETQEMLEEAKRTLQEEIDALESRVASIQRVLADLKVQLYAKFGSNINLEADES from the exons ATGGCGGCCACCATGAAGAAGGCG GCTGCAGAAGATGTCAATGTTACTTTTGAAgatcaacaaaaaataaacaaatttgctCGAAATACGAGTCGGATCACAGAGCTAAAGGAGGAAATAGAAGTGAAGAAG AAACACCTTCAGAATTTAGAAGATGCCTGCGACGACATCATGCTGGCCGATGACGACAGCCTGATGATTCCGTACCAGATTGGAGACGTTTTTATTAGCCACTCTCAAGAAGAAACCCAAGAAATGTTAGAAGAAGCGAAG AGAACTTTGCAAGAAGAGATCGACGCCTTAGAGTCCAGAGTGGCGTCCATCCAGCGGGTATTAGCTGACTTGAAAGTGCAGTTATATGCAAAATTTGGCAGCAACATAAACCTTGAGGCGGATGAAAGCTAA